The nucleotide sequence TTATGGAACAGTGAAGAAGAAAAATATTTGAGTGATAACTATTCGAAGTCAGATGTGAATCAACTCTCTGAATATCTTAATCGTGCTAAAAGCTCAGTTGCCGGGAAAATTCGTAGAATGGGTTTATCGAAGAGGAAAAAGTCTATTTTCAAATCTTCAAACAAGTTGAAAAATAAATAATAAAAAAAGACGCACCTGTGATGCGTCTTTTCAAAAAATAATTATCTCTTCCTTTCGGGGGAAATGTCACGAAGAGACAGAGCAGACCTCTTAATCTGTATCCGGTTTACCTCTCAATGAATCCCAGATCATATAAACACAAAGCAACGCAAACATTACGATTCCAATTAATTCAGCAGCGTGTGATTCTGCCCAATCGTAATTGACCCAGTTCAATCCCTGCCATCTGAGGATTGCACTAACAACTCCCATCAAAGCTCCGCCAGCAATAAAACCTGAAGCGATTAATGTTCCTCTTTCTCTTCTGGCATTATTAATATTTTCATCTTTACTTCTTGTAGAAACGAAATGAGCAATCAATCCACCAACTAAAAGCGGAGTGTTTAACTCAAGTGGAATATACATACCAAGTGCAAATGCAAGAGCAGGAACTTTGATCATTGTTAAAACTAAAGCCAGTATAGCACCAACAATATAAAGCGTCCACGGTGCTGGCTGTTGATCCATCAATGGTTGAATTACAGCAGCCATTGCATTTGCTTGTGGTGCAACCAAAGCACCCTCGCCAACAAAACCGTAAGTTTCATTTAAAATCATAATAACAAAACCAACAGTTAAAGCAGAAACAAGAACTCCAAGAAATTTCCATCTTTCCTGTTTGATTGGAGATGAACCAAGCCAATAACCAATTTTTAAATCTGTAATAAAACCGCCAGCCATTGAAAGAGCTGTACAAACAACGCCGCCGATAATAAGAGCAGCAATCATACCTGAACTTCCTTTTAATCCTACCGAAGTAAGAATTATTGAAGACAGAATTAATGTCATCAATGTCATTCCGCTTACAGGATTTGTTCCGACAATAGCGATTGCATTTGCTGCAACGGTCGTAAATAAAAATGAAATCACAAGAACGATCAGTAAACCAGCCAAAGCCCAGCCGATATCATAAACAACACCCATATAAAAGAAAACAAGCAGAAGAATTGCGGTGAGTACAATTCCTACTATAATAATTTTCATTGGAAGATCACGTTGGGTTCTGACCTGAGTATTGTTGGCGTGTTTCTTTTCAAATATTTCTTTGAATCCGAGAGAGATAGCGTCTCGGATGATTTTGGAAGATCGAATAATCCCGATAATTCCTGCCATTGCAATTCCGCCTATACCAACGTGCCGGACATACTGCCTGAAAATTTCTTCGGCACTCATTGCAGAAATTAATTTTGTGGCTCCAGTACCAAAAGTTTCCGTAAGTCCGCCACCGATGTAAGAGATGACCGGAATTAATAAATACCAGGAAACAAATGAACCTGCAGCTATTATTGCCGAGTATTTTAATCCAACTATGTATCCAAGTCCCATCACTGCTGCACCAAGATTCAAACGAAAGACAAGCTTAAATTTATCGGCGAGCATTTCGCCAAAGCCAAAAACCCTTGTGGTAAAAACTTCACTCCACCAGCCAAATGTTGCAATGATAAAATCATAAATACCACCGATTAATCCACTCACTACTAAAACTAAAGCCTGTTTACCGCCTTTTTCTCCAGCTACTAATATTTCTGTTGTTGCTGTTGCTTCGGGAAACGGAAATTGTCCGTGCATTTCTGCAACAAAATATTTTCTGAAAGGAATCAGAAAAAGAATTCCGAGTACACCACCAAATGAAGAAGCTAAAAATATTTGAAAAAATTCCGCATCAAGATTTAGGATATACAATGCAGGAATTGTGAAGATTGCTCCTGCAACTATCAAACCTGAATTTTGTCCGATGGATTGAATAATTACATTTTGTCCGAGCGGACTTTTTATTTTCATCAAAGTTGAAACTCCAACTGCAATTATTGCAATCGGAATAGCAGCTTCGAAGACCTGACCGATCTTTAAGCCAAGATAGGCTGCTGCTGCAGAAAACAAAACAGCCATTAGTAAACCCATAATCACCGAGTATGGAGTAATTTCCTGCGGAGTCGTATTTGCTGGCATTAATGGCTTATATTCTTCACCGGGTTTTAGCTCTTTGTAAGCATTTTCGGGAAGTCCTTTTATTGCTCCTGATGTGTGTTCACTCATAATGTTTCCTCTTAGAATTTGAATTTAATTGGAAGTTCATACTCTGTCTTTTTTGTTGATGAAGATTCAAATATAATTTTCCCAAACGGATGTGAATTATCCGGGAAATATTCATTCGGCTTTTCGAAATCTATTTGAAGCTGCTTTGGCAACGACGGATATAAATTAACGTTTGGTTTCTTTTCGCTCAATACATTAATGCTGTAGTCGGATTTAAAAGTTGCAATCTCAGTAAGCTTGATATCTGCAGAGCTTGATCCAAGAGCAAAGCCAGGAACAATCTCCAGTATATATTCAGTTGAATCACTATCGGATGTATTAGGTATGCTGATGCTTCCATTACTGTAGCTTAATGCATCTGATTCGACAAAATAGCCATCAGTATCGGAAATCAACAGAGCAAGGTCCGTCAATTTAGCAAAATCAGTTTTTGCCATTTCAATTTTAAATTCTTTTGATGCTTCACCTTTCCTGAGAATGAACGGCATTCTGAATTTTTCGCTCCCACTGATTGTGATATTATGATTTAACTCGTAACCGTTTAATTTTCCATTCAGATTATAAATTGCAGGTCCGTTGAAATAATTTACGACTTCAATCTGATTATCTTCTGCTGATATAATTTTATCATCAAGTCTGTTTATTCCATAAAACTGAATTGAAAGATCATAGGATGAAATACTTTTAGCAAGGAAAATACCATCAACGACGACTTCATAAACTCCCGGTTCGAGATTATAATACGATCCTTCAACTTCATTCTTATTGTCAAGAGTATGCACCTGTGATGAAGCATCAATACTGATTCCATCGGGAGAAAATAATACATATCTGACTCTTGCATAATCTTTACCTGAAGCAGATAATTTAATTTTCATACCGGTCTGACCGGCTGGTACATCAATAAAATATCTTTTGAACAATCCTTGTTCAACTTTTTCATCCTTCCAGCTTCTGTAGTAATTATCTTCATAACTGAATCTGTACGGCATAACGACCGTTGCCTGCATTTCAAATTCCGGAAATCCTGAATTGTCATCGCGGTAAGCTTTAAGTCTTCCTGTGTATAAACCAGGTTCCTTCATCTTTGCCAGATCAAATTTTACATTTACGAAAGTTGATTGTTCATTTCTGATATAAGTTTTTTTCTGAATTGGGATAAGCCAGCCTGCCTGACCGGTAGGCAAGTCACTATCGCTTTCAATCCTGAATGATCTGTAAAATTTTTCACCTTCATGAAATCCATTTCTGGTAATTGAAAATGTGAATGTGTCTTCACTTCTGAGAAAAGATCCGTCTCTCAAATAAAGGTTTTGTGCTTTTCCAAATGGTGCATTCGGCGCTAATGATGAGATTGTGTAGGACTCAAATTTATTTACCTCACCGTCTTCAATATATTTTTTTAATTGATTGTATGCGTTGATCACATTTATATAACCATGACCTTGATCGAGATTGCTGTATCCATCCATTTTTACAGCACCTTCACGAACAGCTTTAAATAAAAGTTGTGATGGAATTTTTACATCAGGATATTCTTGTGCAGCAGCACTTAGTAAAAGCGAAATAACTCCTGCAGAATACGGAGCTGCCATACTGGTACCCCAGAATCTATCCCAACCTGTCCAGTTTGGTACTGTTGATGTATTTGCTCCTGGAGAACAAACATCTGGTTTTCGAACTTCAGCACCTCGCGATGAGAAAAAAAGTATTATATCCCTGTTTAATGTTGCTCCGTATAGATCCGCACCAACATCTTTTGTTAAAACAGCACCGGAAGAAAATATTGAATAAGAAGCTGATGGTAATCCAACACTTGATATTCCGGGTCCTTCGTTTCCACTGCTGCCGCAAATGTAAAGGTATGGATTTTCTTTTGTCAGATCTTCAAGAAATTTTTCGATATCAGCATGTCCCTCTAACTCAGAACCGATACCAAAGCTCATATTAACAATTACCGGCACTTTCATCTCTTTGGAGATTTTATCAGCATAGAGATAAGAATTTTTCATACTTTCGGTAACTGTGCATCCGCCGGAATAAAGATTATTACCAAGTTTCATACTCATCATTTTTGCACCGGGAGCTATTCCATTGAAATTAATTCCCCCGATTTGATAGCCACCAGCTATTCCCGCAACGTGAGTTCCATGCGAACCATCATCAAAATGAAATGAAACAATTCCAGATGAAGCCGGGTCTTCCGACTTCGCTCCCGGAAGAACATTCAAACCCATTGTAAGCGGTGGAAGATCTCCGGGATAGCTAAAAGAGAATGCATCCTGTTTTTCTTTGTAATTTCTTATCGGCTTCTCATCCGAAATATCTCCGTCACCATTCAAATCAACATATACAATCCAGAATGTATCAGTTCCTTTCAGTAGTTTCAAATAATACAATTCCAAAAACATCTTCAAGATCTCCATCTCCGTTTAAATCACCAGCACCGGAACCGGAGTTTTTTAATATATTTTCTGCAAATCCTCCGATATAATAAATATTATCTTTCGATGAATATTGTAATGATGATGATGCAGTAACTGAAAGTGTATCATGCGTAAAAATTGTTTTACCATCATCGGTCTCAACGTCAGCTTCGTAATAACTAACGTCACCTTCGTGAGTAAAATCCTGTACATCGATAAACTTAATTTCACCGGTTGATGTTTTTTTAAGTCCATCAACACCAATATCAACACCCGTATCAAGAATAATAATAATAGTTCCTCTGCCATCGTATTCAGGATGAAGAGTTAAAAATTCCTTTACACCAGTATCTTTTAATTCAAGAAAAGTCTGCCCGATATCCTGAGTGTAAACCGAAATGGCTGCAAGAAAACACAACATAAAAATTTTAATGCTATTCATATTAAAACTCTGTTAATGAAATGAAAATTGTTAAGAGTAGATAAATTTTTTAATCTTTTCACAAATTATATTGATGTGATTTATGATAATTCTGCAAGAAACATACACAAACTTAATAAAGTTGTCAGAATTTACCTTCTGAAAAATAAGAGTTTTGTCATATTGAGTCCCGCATAAGCGGGACGAAATATCTCGGTGTTAATGCATAATGAGATTCTTCATCCGACGGCTGCCGGATTCAGTATGACAGCCGATAAAATTTTTCATAAGTTTCAAAAAACAAATCCATTTTAACTGGATTTGACTAATTTTATTGTATGAAAAAATCTCTTTTTATTGTCTCTACTCCAATAGGTAATTACGAAGATATTACTCTTCGTGCATTACGGGTTCTCAAAGAAGTTGATTTTATTATTTGCGAGGATTTTAAAGAAGCACGGAGACTTCTTTCGAAATACAAAATTGAAAAACAATTGGTAGAACTGAATGAACACAATGAGAATGAAGTTTCAGATGAAATTCTGATGAAGCTGCTTGAAGGAAAATCTGCTGCCATTATTTCTGATTGCGGAACTCCACTATTTTCTGATCCCGGACATTTGCTTGTTGATCTGGCAATTCAGAATAAGATAGATGTTATTCCAATTCCCGGTGCAAGTTCACTGCTAACAACTCTGGTTGGAAGTGGAATGGACTTTGAAAAATTCTATTACTACGGCTGGCTTTCACCAAAGAAAGATATCCGCAGAAAGCAACTGTTCGATTTGAAAAGGAGAAAAGAAACAATTGTATTAATGGATACTCCATACAGACTCAAAACTTTAATGGAAGATATTGTAAAAATTCTTGGCGCAAATATTCCTTGCGTTCTTGCATATGAGCTTACAAAAGAAAAAGAAAAATTTTACAGAGGAAACGCCGGCAATATTTTAAGTCACGTTGAAAAAGAAAATTTAAAGGGTGAGTTTGTGTTGGTCATAAAAAATTAAAATTGCCACGAGGAATGAATGAAATCAAAAAAATATTTTTTGATTTTTATATTATTAACCCCTGTATTTATACAAGCAGAATCAATTGATTCATTACTTACCGATAATTCTGAGAGAACAGATACAATCAAAATAAGATATTCTGATAATGAAACCTTTTGGGGATTTTCTCTTGGTTATTTTCCTATATGGGATGAAGATTTTGAAAGTGGCGGAATGTCAACAACTTTTTACTCTGAAAGTAAAATCTCAAAAATTTTCAAACTTGGCTGGTCG is from Ignavibacteriota bacterium and encodes:
- a CDS encoding oligopeptide transporter, OPT family encodes the protein MSEHTSGAIKGLPENAYKELKPGEEYKPLMPANTTPQEITPYSVIMGLLMAVLFSAAAAYLGLKIGQVFEAAIPIAIIAVGVSTLMKIKSPLGQNVIIQSIGQNSGLIVAGAIFTIPALYILNLDAEFFQIFLASSFGGVLGILFLIPFRKYFVAEMHGQFPFPEATATTEILVAGEKGGKQALVLVVSGLIGGIYDFIIATFGWWSEVFTTRVFGFGEMLADKFKLVFRLNLGAAVMGLGYIVGLKYSAIIAAGSFVSWYLLIPVISYIGGGLTETFGTGATKLISAMSAEEIFRQYVRHVGIGGIAMAGIIGIIRSSKIIRDAISLGFKEIFEKKHANNTQVRTQRDLPMKIIIVGIVLTAILLLVFFYMGVVYDIGWALAGLLIVLVISFLFTTVAANAIAIVGTNPVSGMTLMTLILSSIILTSVGLKGSSGMIAALIIGGVVCTALSMAGGFITDLKIGYWLGSSPIKQERWKFLGVLVSALTVGFVIMILNETYGFVGEGALVAPQANAMAAVIQPLMDQQPAPWTLYIVGAILALVLTMIKVPALAFALGMYIPLELNTPLLVGGLIAHFVSTRSKDENINNARRERGTLIASGFIAGGALMGVVSAILRWQGLNWVNYDWAESHAAELIGIVMFALLCVYMIWDSLRGKPDTD
- a CDS encoding S8 family serine peptidase; the protein is MKLLKGTDTFWIVYVDLNGDGDISDEKPIRNYKEKQDAFSFSYPGDLPPLTMGLNVLPGAKSEDPASSGIVSFHFDDGSHGTHVAGIAGGYQIGGINFNGIAPGAKMMSMKLGNNLYSGGCTVTESMKNSYLYADKISKEMKVPVIVNMSFGIGSELEGHADIEKFLEDLTKENPYLYICGSSGNEGPGISSVGLPSASYSIFSSGAVLTKDVGADLYGATLNRDIILFFSSRGAEVRKPDVCSPGANTSTVPNWTGWDRFWGTSMAAPYSAGVISLLLSAAAQEYPDVKIPSQLLFKAVREGAVKMDGYSNLDQGHGYINVINAYNQLKKYIEDGEVNKFESYTISSLAPNAPFGKAQNLYLRDGSFLRSEDTFTFSITRNGFHEGEKFYRSFRIESDSDLPTGQAGWLIPIQKKTYIRNEQSTFVNVKFDLAKMKEPGLYTGRLKAYRDDNSGFPEFEMQATVVMPYRFSYEDNYYRSWKDEKVEQGLFKRYFIDVPAGQTGMKIKLSASGKDYARVRYVLFSPDGISIDASSQVHTLDNKNEVEGSYYNLEPGVYEVVVDGIFLAKSISSYDLSIQFYGINRLDDKIISAEDNQIEVVNYFNGPAIYNLNGKLNGYELNHNITISGSEKFRMPFILRKGEASKEFKIEMAKTDFAKLTDLALLISDTDGYFVESDALSYSNGSISIPNTSDSDSTEYILEIVPGFALGSSSADIKLTEIATFKSDYSINVLSEKKPNVNLYPSLPKQLQIDFEKPNEYFPDNSHPFGKIIFESSSTKKTEYELPIKFKF
- a CDS encoding S8 family serine peptidase; amino-acid sequence: MNSIKIFMLCFLAAISVYTQDIGQTFLELKDTGVKEFLTLHPEYDGRGTIIIILDTGVDIGVDGLKKTSTGEIKFIDVQDFTHEGDVSYYEADVETDDGKTIFTHDTLSVTASSSLQYSSKDNIYYIGGFAENILKNSGSGAGDLNGDGDLEDVFGIVLFETTERN
- the rsmI gene encoding 16S rRNA (cytidine(1402)-2'-O)-methyltransferase, which gives rise to MKKSLFIVSTPIGNYEDITLRALRVLKEVDFIICEDFKEARRLLSKYKIEKQLVELNEHNENEVSDEILMKLLEGKSAAIISDCGTPLFSDPGHLLVDLAIQNKIDVIPIPGASSLLTTLVGSGMDFEKFYYYGWLSPKKDIRRKQLFDLKRRKETIVLMDTPYRLKTLMEDIVKILGANIPCVLAYELTKEKEKFYRGNAGNILSHVEKENLKGEFVLVIKN